From Syntrophorhabdaceae bacterium, the proteins below share one genomic window:
- a CDS encoding CoA transferase, which yields MLNGYRVLDLTDEKGSVCGKILGDLGADVIKIERPGGDLSRRIGPFLQNTPDPEKSLHWSSYNSSKRGITLNLDNPEGQEIFKKLADKVDVIIESFAPGHLQSLGLGYVELSASNPKLIMTSITPFGQTGPYKDRKASDLAILAMSGLMSITGDPDRAPVRMCLDQTYSLGGIHAVVGILLAINYRRVSGEGQYVDVSMYEAAVRGNYWEPARWEFLKVLVKRAGNRFPRAAAKGLQLWRCKDGYVTWLLTGGVTGAKQMKALITWMSELNRADILKDVDWATLHLSEVSQEQLSAWEAVIEKFFTGFTMDELEVESIKRGIPMARVNRIDNVTKDTQPIARGFWKELPVAGTTQTIGYPAFPFLASETDTHVKMRAPKIGEHNEEIYEKELGLSKQSISSLKERGVL from the coding sequence ATGTTAAACGGATATCGTGTGTTAGATCTTACAGACGAAAAAGGTTCTGTCTGCGGTAAAATCCTGGGCGATCTTGGCGCCGATGTGATCAAGATAGAAAGACCCGGAGGCGATCTCTCGCGGCGGATCGGTCCGTTTTTGCAGAATACGCCCGATCCGGAGAAGAGCCTCCACTGGTCTAGCTATAACAGTAGCAAGAGGGGCATCACGCTCAACCTCGATAACCCCGAGGGACAGGAAATATTCAAGAAGCTCGCAGACAAGGTAGACGTGATCATCGAATCGTTTGCCCCGGGCCACCTGCAGTCCCTCGGTCTCGGCTATGTTGAGCTCAGTGCCTCTAATCCGAAACTGATCATGACATCCATAACCCCCTTCGGGCAGACAGGCCCCTACAAGGACCGTAAGGCCTCGGACCTCGCCATTCTCGCCATGAGCGGGCTTATGAGCATTACCGGAGACCCTGATCGTGCCCCCGTTCGGATGTGCCTTGACCAGACTTACAGCTTAGGGGGCATACATGCAGTGGTAGGGATTCTGCTCGCCATTAACTACAGGAGGGTCTCAGGAGAGGGACAATATGTGGACGTCTCCATGTATGAGGCTGCGGTTCGCGGCAATTACTGGGAACCGGCACGATGGGAATTCCTGAAAGTCCTGGTTAAGAGGGCTGGTAACCGGTTTCCCCGGGCTGCAGCAAAAGGTCTTCAACTGTGGCGCTGCAAGGACGGGTACGTCACATGGTTATTGACGGGCGGTGTCACGGGCGCGAAGCAGATGAAAGCGCTCATCACATGGATGTCCGAACTCAACCGGGCCGATATACTGAAAGATGTTGACTGGGCCACGCTGCATCTTTCCGAGGTGTCGCAGGAGCAACTCTCCGCGTGGGAAGCGGTCATTGAAAAATTCTTCACGGGCTTCACCATGGACGAGCTTGAGGTGGAGTCCATCAAAAGGGGCATCCCTATGGCCCGCGTAAATAGGATTGATAATGTGACCAAAGATACGCAGCCTATTGCCCGCGGCTTCTGGAAAGAGCTCCCTGTTGCGGGAACAACTCAAACCATCGGGTATCCCGCATTCCCTTTTCTCGCCAGCGAAACCGATACTCATGTTAAGATGCGGGCACCAAAGATCGGCGAGCATAATGAGGAGATATACGAAAAGGAGTTGGGTCTATCCAAACAATCCATATCATCCCTCAAAGAACGCGGCGTTCTTTGA